The Epinephelus lanceolatus isolate andai-2023 chromosome 11, ASM4190304v1, whole genome shotgun sequence genome window below encodes:
- the timm22 gene encoding mitochondrial import inner membrane translocase subunit Tim22 — MAASTGATNVAASDLQDPSPAGPSMDSPPLQYSLILEHLIGDKRPIKELSPGVMGGLPVPVKTDEQKMIERGMESCAFKSVLACVGGFVLGGAFGVFTAGIDTNVGIDPKDPLRTPTAREVLKDMGQRGMSYAKNFAIVGAMFSCTECIIESHRGKSDWKNAVYSGCVTGGAIGFRAGLKAGVLGCGGFAAFSAAIEYYLR, encoded by the exons ATGGCCGCCTCCACGGGAGCTACGAACGTTGCTGCCTCCGATTTACAAGATCCTTCTCCGGCGGGTCCGAGCATGGACAGTCCACCGCTTCAGTACAGTCTGATCCTGGAGCACCTGATCGGGGACAAGAGGCCCATAAAGGAGCTGAGTCCCGGTGTCATGGGGGGGCTGCCGGTGCCCGTGAAAACCGACGAGCAGAAGATGATCGAGAGGGGCATGGAGAGCTGCGCCTTCAAGTCTGTGCTGGCCTGTGTGGGAG GTTTTGTCCTCGGAGGAgcttttggtgttttcacagCCGGCATCGATACCAATGTTGGTATTGATCCCAAAGACCCTCTGAGAACTCCGACAGCACGAGAAGTACTCAAAGACATGGGCCAGAGGGGGATGTCCTACGCCAAGAACTTTGCAATCGTGGGCGCCATGTTCTCCTGCACAGAGTGCATCATAGAATCA CACAGAGGTAAATCTGACTGGAAGAACGCCGTGTACAGTGGCTGTGTTACTGGAGGAGCCATCGGATTTCGTG CTGGTCTGAAGGCCGGGGTGCTGGGATGTGGAGGCTTCGCTGCATTCTCTGCTGCCATCGAATATTATTTACGGTGA